Proteins from a genomic interval of Xanthomonas sp. AM6:
- a CDS encoding phage major capsid protein, translating into MKTIAEQLEALRATREAHQKKLGDIAQKSMDESRSFNTAEQEEFDDLEGQIKSLDGDIDRLTRLQAVQAKSAVPAAIIAKGNEDIVSRGEGRSLEPAQLKAVEKVDAGIGFARLARCLAVSHVHHQSPIDVARAVYPGDERLHSIIQQKAAVPAASTGNANWAGNLITDGGVAFADFVEWLRPRSLLGQVSDRLRNLPFDTPVLVQGSAAIGKWTKEGGAKPLTRWSYSRAKLVPLKVAAIAAATKETMMRATPAADALLRDELGRAVNQTIDTQFIDPDAAAVADEAPASILNGVPATTVPAGSDADAIRAGAAALMNAIAGSNLSLAGSFWAMSERTAIALSLMANPLGASEFPGINFTGGTFLGLPAFVSAFVPDDEDGAVIALIKGDEIFLGDEGGLQVSMSDQASLVMDDAPTMNSTTPTAQQVVSLWQTNSVAFLVERFINWQRRRPQAVAWARVNWGRASIPTSS; encoded by the coding sequence ATGAAGACCATCGCCGAACAGCTGGAAGCGCTGCGCGCGACCCGCGAAGCGCACCAGAAGAAGCTGGGCGACATCGCCCAGAAGTCCATGGACGAGAGCCGTTCCTTCAACACCGCCGAGCAGGAAGAGTTCGACGACCTGGAAGGCCAGATCAAGTCGCTCGACGGCGACATCGACCGCCTGACCCGCCTGCAGGCCGTGCAGGCCAAGTCGGCCGTGCCGGCGGCGATCATCGCCAAGGGCAACGAGGACATCGTCTCGCGCGGCGAGGGCCGTTCGCTCGAGCCCGCGCAGCTCAAGGCGGTCGAGAAGGTGGATGCCGGCATCGGCTTCGCTCGCCTCGCGCGCTGCCTGGCCGTGTCCCACGTGCACCACCAGAGCCCGATCGACGTCGCGCGCGCGGTCTACCCGGGCGACGAGCGCCTGCACAGCATCATCCAGCAGAAAGCCGCCGTGCCGGCCGCCAGCACGGGCAACGCGAACTGGGCCGGCAATCTGATCACCGACGGCGGCGTGGCGTTCGCCGATTTCGTCGAGTGGCTGCGCCCGCGATCGCTGCTGGGCCAGGTCTCCGACCGCCTGCGCAATCTGCCGTTCGACACGCCGGTGCTGGTGCAGGGTTCCGCCGCGATCGGCAAGTGGACCAAGGAGGGCGGCGCGAAGCCGCTGACCCGGTGGTCCTACAGCCGCGCGAAGCTCGTCCCGCTGAAGGTCGCTGCGATCGCCGCCGCCACGAAGGAAACGATGATGCGCGCCACGCCGGCCGCCGACGCGCTGCTGCGCGACGAACTGGGTCGCGCGGTCAACCAGACCATCGACACGCAGTTCATCGATCCAGACGCCGCTGCCGTTGCCGACGAGGCGCCCGCCTCGATCCTCAATGGCGTGCCCGCCACGACCGTGCCGGCGGGTAGCGACGCGGACGCAATCCGCGCGGGCGCCGCCGCGCTGATGAACGCCATCGCAGGCTCCAACCTGTCCCTGGCCGGTTCGTTCTGGGCGATGTCGGAGCGGACCGCAATTGCGCTTTCGCTGATGGCCAATCCTCTGGGCGCGTCCGAGTTCCCCGGCATCAACTTCACCGGCGGCACGTTCCTGGGCCTGCCGGCGTTCGTTTCGGCCTTCGTGCCGGACGACGAGGATGGTGCGGTGATCGCGCTCATCAAGGGCGACGAGATCTTCCTGGGCGACGAAGGCGGCTTGCAGGTCTCGATGTCGGATCAGGCTTCGCTGGTGATGGACGACGCGCCGACGATGAACAGCACCACGCCCACGGCACAGCAGGTGGTCTCGCTGTGGCAGACCAACAGCGTGGCGTTCCTCGTCGAGCGCTTCATCAACTGGCAGCGCCGGCGCCCGCAGGCGGTCGCGTGGGCGCGCGTCAACTGGGGCCGGGCTTCGATTCCGACCAGCTCGTAA
- a CDS encoding HK97 family phage prohead protease encodes MKNENRAYSLLEVKSYDDDQRVITGWATTPEPDRMGDIVEPLGAKFAAELPLLWQHRHDSPVGVVKFGKPTAKGIPFTASVAKIETPGALKDLVDLAWQSVKEKLVRGVSIGFRALEYSFMESGGIRFTETEIYELSLVTIPANAAATIQSIKAMDTGARRPANYGVPLIQRQAAPVERPAGGAVKLLH; translated from the coding sequence ATGAAGAACGAAAACCGCGCCTACAGCCTGCTGGAGGTGAAGTCCTACGACGACGACCAGCGCGTCATCACCGGCTGGGCCACCACGCCGGAACCGGACCGCATGGGGGACATCGTGGAGCCGCTGGGCGCCAAATTCGCGGCCGAGTTGCCTCTGCTGTGGCAGCACCGCCATGACAGCCCGGTCGGCGTCGTGAAGTTCGGCAAGCCGACGGCCAAGGGCATCCCGTTCACCGCGAGCGTCGCGAAGATCGAGACGCCCGGTGCGCTCAAGGATCTGGTCGACCTCGCCTGGCAGTCGGTGAAGGAGAAGTTGGTCCGCGGCGTGTCGATCGGCTTCCGAGCGCTGGAATACAGCTTCATGGAATCGGGCGGCATCCGCTTCACCGAGACCGAAATCTACGAGTTGTCCCTGGTGACGATCCCGGCCAACGCGGCGGCCACGATCCAGAGCATCAAGGCCATGGACACCGGCGCGCGCCGCCCGGCGAACTACGGCGTCCCCCTCATCCAGCGCCAGGCGGCACCGGTCGAACGGCCGGCCGGCGGCGCGGTGAAGTTGCTGCACTGA